Proteins encoded together in one Astatotilapia calliptera chromosome 7, fAstCal1.2, whole genome shotgun sequence window:
- the ccng2 gene encoding cyclin-G2 has protein sequence MDAFKLMKELRVNCEQEVHYLPKVMGLSAIESTAPGDSRISAKCRDAKVEDLWSLTSFFGYSTQTFVLAVNLLDRFLAMMKIQPKHLSCISLSCLHIAAKVTEEECNLTPTDELIRIGQCRFTVSDLARMEKIITEKLNFKSKAVTALTFLHLYHQIALSHCTDRKTTLSLEKLEAQLKACLCRISFSKAKPSVLALALLRQEIEAVQSEDMLEITSHIQRHLKIADADLVLWSKCVAQCLSDYASPECSKPDHRKLQWIVSRRTAQSLHSYRSVPELPTIPEGCWDESESEDSCEDMMSSGEESLSSSLGSDAEGSFFPPHLRRQNQRQYLYA, from the exons ATGGATGCCTTCAAGCTGATGAAGGAGCTGAGGGTGAATTGTGAGCAGGAAGTGCATTACCTCCCCAAAGTAATGGGACTCAGCGCCATTGAATCCACAGCGCCG GGTGACAGTCGGATCTCGGCCAAGTGCAGAGATGCCAAAGTGGAGGATCTGTGGAGTCTGACCAGCTTCTTCGGTTACAGCACGCAGACGTTCGTCCTGGCTGTTAACCTGCTGGACAGATTCCTCGCCATGATGAAG ATCCAGCCCAAGCACCTGTCCTGCATCAGCCTCAGCTGCCTCCATATAGCAGCCAAAGTGACAGAGGAGGAGTGCAACCTGACGCCCACCGACGAGCTCATCCGCATCGGACAATGCCGGTTCACTGTGTCCGACCTCGCACGGATGGAGAAGATCATCACCGAGAAGCTCAACTTCAAGTCCAAAGCCGTAACCGCCTTAACCTTTCTGCACCTGTACCACCAGATCGCGCTATCGCACTGCACCGATAG GAAGACTACGCTCAGCCTGGAGAAGCTGGAGGCTCAGCTCAAAGCCTGTCTGTGCCGGATCTCCTTCTCCAAAGCAAAG cCGTCCGTCCTTGCGTTGGCACTGCTGAGGCAGGAGATTGAAGCCGTTCAGTCAGAGGACATGTTGGAAATAACCTCTCACATCCAGAGACACCTCAAG ATTGCTGATGCTGACCTGGTGCTGTGGAGCAAATGCGTGGCCCAGTGCCTGTCAGACTACGCGTCCCCCGAATGCAGCAAACCCGACCACAGGAAGCTGCAGTGGATCGTGTCACGGCGGACCGCCCAGAGCCTGCACAGCTACCGTAGTGTCCCCGAACTGCCCACCATCCCAGAGGGCTGCTGGGATGAGAGCGAGAG CGAGGACTCGTGTGAGGATATGATGAGCTCGGGTGAAGAGTCTctcagcagttctctgggcagCGATGCCGAAGGTTCCTTCTTCCCTCCTCACCTCCGTCGCCAAAATCAACGCCAATACCTCTATGCCTGA